One genomic segment of bacterium includes these proteins:
- the rpsG gene encoding 30S ribosomal protein S7 has translation MPRKREVTRRPIPPDPVYNKPLITKFINVIMKRGKKSVAERIMYGALEIIQKRTKQDPLAVFEKAVENVKPLVEVKSRRVGGSTYQVPVEIRAERRVSLAIRWLVQFSQKRPEKTMEERLAAELMEAANHRGAAVKKREDTHRMAEANKAFAHYRW, from the coding sequence ATGCCCAGGAAAAGAGAGGTGACCCGTAGACCGATTCCTCCGGATCCGGTTTACAATAAGCCGCTGATCACCAAGTTCATCAACGTGATCATGAAGCGAGGCAAGAAAAGTGTGGCCGAAAGGATCATGTACGGGGCTCTGGAGATCATTCAGAAGCGCACCAAACAGGATCCTTTGGCGGTCTTTGAGAAAGCAGTGGAAAACGTAAAGCCTCTTGTGGAAGTAAAGTCCCGCAGGGTAGGTGGTTCTACATACCAGGTGCCTGTGGAGATAAGGGCTGAGCGCAGGGTCTCTCTGGCCATAAGGTGGCTGGTGCAGTTCAGTCAGAAAAGGCCCGAGAAGACAATGGAAGAAAGACTGGCCGCAGAGCTCATGGAAGCGGCTAATCACAGAGGTGCTGCTGTCAAGAAGAGGGAAGACACTCACCGTATGGCTGAAGCCAACAAGGCATTCGCCCACTACCGCTGGTAA
- the rpoC gene encoding DNA-directed RNA polymerase subunit beta', with the protein MEDLYTLFEKPKDPLSFNAIRISIASPERIRSWSHGEVKKPETINYRTFKPERDGLFCAKIFGPTKDYECNCGKYRRMKHRGVVCEKCGVEVIHSRVRRERLGHIELASPVAHIWFLKCLPSRIGTLLGLTLKDLERVLYFENYIVTDPGDTDLQVGELLSEERYRKKLQEFGEGSFKAGMGAETIRDLLKSLDVEKEAEKLREEMKLTTSEAKRKKVAKQLKVMEAFRDSGNKPEWMILEVIPVLPPDLRPLVPLDGGRFATSDLNDLYRRVINRNNRLKRLYELNAPDIIIRNEKRMLQEAVDVLFDNGRRGKVITGPNKRPLKSLSDMLKGKQGRFRQNLLGKRVDYSGRTVIVVGPDLRLHQCGLPKKMALELFKPFIYQKLEEKGYVTTIKAAKKLVEKETPEVWDCLEEVVTEYPVLLNRAPTLHRLGIQAFEPILIEGKAIQLHPLVCAAFNADFDGDQMAVHVPLSVEAQVEARVLMLSSNNILSPAHGRPIIVPSQEIVLGLYYLTRQRDDLEQAEQVPHFFGPEEVRVAYDSGEVGVHQPIVVRIQGRKVRTTVGRVLLSEIVPPEIPFEVYNRTMKKKDLANLIDHCYRLAGHKKTVVLADRLKDLGYQFATMAGVSISMKDLIIPETKEEILRKAQAQVQDLEEQYSQGWITDGERYNKVVDIWANATEQVAEDMLERLKKEKVTTADGKSLEVESFNPIYMMVDSGSRGSHLQIRQLAGMRGLMAKPSQEIIETPITANFREGLTVLQYFISTHGARKGLADTALKTANSGYLTRRLVDVCQDVVIQELDCGTTDGIEMTSLVEGGEIIDEVGDRVLGRIAFEDLENPLAETEEDRYIVRANEMIDEEAVRKIKEAGIDRVKIRSVLTCRSRYGLCALCYGRDLAHGRLVNIGEAVGIIAAQSIGEPGTQLTMRTFHIGGVAAGKAEQSKLFNRHPGKVVYSNLRTVKKGDRFVVMNRYGEITLVDENGRERERYPVIYGAYLMVADGQEVGRNTLLAEWDPFNTPILTEAAGRVKFGDIIDGVTMAEKKDPVTGHSTKVIVETKDPDLRPRVSIKDEKGRTLRVPGSEHLARYPMPVGAFIAVEEGAEVEAGDILAKIPRETTKTKDITGGLPRVAELFEARRPKEFAVISEIDGVVSFGKDTKGKRKVIVTPEVGEPREYLIPKGKHIGVHEGDRVQAGEPLMDGSSNPHDILRVKGEKELAKFLVDEVQEVYRLQGVKINDKHIEVIVRQMLRRVRVRDVGDTDFLAGEAVEKQTFEEVNARVMAEGGRPAIGEPLLLGITKAALSTESFISAASFQETTKVLTDAAVQGKVDCLRGLKENVIMGRLIPAGTGRREYKHLRLEMEEQEEEELEERSLDNLLEEGYK; encoded by the coding sequence TTGGAAGATCTATACACCCTTTTTGAGAAGCCCAAAGATCCCCTGAGCTTTAATGCGATCCGGATTTCCATAGCTTCGCCCGAGAGGATTCGCTCCTGGTCCCATGGGGAAGTAAAGAAGCCGGAGACCATCAATTACAGGACCTTCAAGCCCGAAAGAGATGGATTGTTTTGCGCCAAGATTTTCGGGCCCACAAAGGACTATGAGTGCAACTGTGGCAAGTATCGCCGCATGAAGCATCGCGGCGTGGTCTGTGAGAAGTGCGGGGTGGAGGTGATCCACTCCAGAGTGCGGCGAGAAAGGCTAGGGCACATAGAGCTGGCTTCGCCTGTGGCCCACATCTGGTTTCTGAAATGTCTTCCCAGCCGCATAGGCACTCTTCTGGGTTTGACTCTCAAGGATCTGGAAAGGGTTCTGTACTTTGAGAATTACATCGTGACAGATCCAGGGGATACGGATCTACAGGTGGGGGAACTTCTGTCCGAGGAGCGCTACAGGAAGAAGCTCCAGGAATTTGGAGAAGGCAGTTTTAAGGCCGGGATGGGGGCAGAGACCATCCGAGATCTCTTGAAGTCTTTGGACGTGGAAAAGGAGGCCGAAAAACTCCGGGAGGAGATGAAGCTCACCACCTCCGAGGCCAAACGAAAGAAGGTTGCCAAGCAGCTCAAGGTCATGGAGGCTTTTAGGGATTCCGGGAACAAGCCCGAGTGGATGATTCTGGAGGTCATACCTGTGCTTCCTCCAGACCTGAGGCCTTTGGTGCCTTTGGATGGTGGAAGATTTGCCACATCCGACTTAAATGACCTGTACCGAAGGGTGATCAACAGGAACAACAGGTTAAAGCGCCTCTACGAGCTCAACGCTCCAGACATAATAATTCGCAATGAGAAAAGGATGCTCCAGGAGGCCGTGGATGTCCTGTTTGACAACGGCCGAAGGGGCAAGGTCATTACCGGGCCCAACAAGAGACCGCTCAAGTCCCTAAGCGACATGTTAAAGGGTAAGCAGGGCCGTTTTCGCCAGAATCTGCTGGGCAAGAGAGTGGACTATTCAGGCCGGACGGTCATAGTTGTGGGTCCGGACCTGAGATTGCACCAGTGCGGGCTGCCCAAGAAGATGGCTCTGGAGTTGTTCAAGCCCTTCATCTATCAGAAGCTGGAGGAGAAGGGCTATGTGACCACCATCAAGGCGGCCAAGAAGCTGGTGGAGAAGGAGACCCCCGAGGTCTGGGACTGCCTGGAGGAGGTGGTGACCGAGTATCCTGTGCTTTTGAACAGGGCTCCGACTCTGCACAGGCTGGGCATCCAGGCCTTTGAGCCCATCCTGATAGAGGGCAAGGCCATTCAGCTTCATCCTCTGGTGTGTGCGGCATTCAATGCTGACTTCGATGGGGATCAGATGGCCGTGCATGTGCCTCTTTCTGTGGAAGCTCAGGTGGAAGCAAGGGTCCTGATGCTCTCTAGCAACAACATTCTTAGCCCGGCACATGGAAGGCCCATAATAGTGCCCTCTCAGGAGATTGTGCTGGGCCTTTATTACCTGACCAGACAGAGAGATGATCTGGAGCAGGCAGAACAGGTTCCTCATTTCTTTGGACCTGAAGAGGTGAGGGTAGCATACGACTCTGGAGAAGTGGGAGTGCACCAGCCCATAGTAGTCAGGATACAGGGCCGCAAGGTGCGAACCACAGTGGGGCGTGTGTTGCTCAGCGAGATCGTGCCGCCTGAGATCCCCTTTGAGGTTTACAACCGTACCATGAAGAAAAAAGACCTGGCAAACCTTATCGATCATTGTTACAGGCTTGCCGGGCACAAGAAGACCGTGGTTCTGGCGGATCGTCTCAAGGACCTGGGCTATCAGTTTGCCACAATGGCCGGGGTGTCCATTTCCATGAAGGATCTCATCATACCTGAGACCAAGGAGGAGATTCTTCGCAAGGCCCAGGCCCAGGTGCAGGATCTGGAGGAGCAGTACTCACAGGGCTGGATCACCGACGGAGAGCGATACAACAAGGTGGTGGACATCTGGGCCAATGCCACTGAGCAGGTGGCAGAGGACATGCTTGAGAGGCTCAAGAAAGAGAAGGTCACCACTGCAGATGGAAAGAGCCTGGAGGTGGAAAGCTTCAATCCCATCTACATGATGGTGGACTCTGGCTCCAGAGGCAGTCATCTGCAGATTCGGCAATTGGCAGGCATGAGGGGATTGATGGCCAAGCCCTCCCAGGAGATAATCGAGACCCCCATCACTGCCAATTTCAGGGAAGGCCTGACGGTTCTCCAGTACTTTATTTCCACCCATGGCGCTAGAAAAGGACTGGCGGATACTGCACTTAAGACGGCCAACTCTGGTTATCTCACAAGAAGGCTGGTGGATGTATGCCAGGATGTGGTCATCCAGGAATTGGACTGTGGTACCACAGACGGCATCGAGATGACCTCTCTTGTGGAAGGCGGCGAGATCATAGATGAGGTGGGCGATCGAGTCTTGGGACGCATCGCCTTTGAGGACTTGGAAAACCCCTTGGCCGAAACCGAAGAGGACAGGTACATAGTAAGGGCCAATGAGATGATAGACGAGGAGGCGGTGCGAAAGATAAAAGAGGCGGGAATAGACAGGGTCAAGATCCGCTCTGTTTTGACCTGCAGGTCCAGATATGGTCTTTGTGCTTTGTGTTACGGCAGGGACCTGGCCCACGGAAGACTTGTAAACATCGGGGAGGCAGTGGGCATAATAGCTGCCCAGTCCATTGGAGAACCAGGCACCCAGCTGACCATGCGCACCTTTCATATTGGTGGCGTGGCGGCCGGCAAGGCTGAGCAAAGCAAGCTCTTCAATAGACACCCCGGCAAAGTAGTCTATTCTAATTTGCGCACCGTCAAGAAAGGCGATCGGTTCGTGGTGATGAACCGCTATGGTGAGATCACCTTGGTGGATGAGAATGGTCGGGAGAGGGAACGCTATCCAGTGATTTACGGGGCCTACCTCATGGTGGCCGACGGGCAGGAAGTGGGCAGGAATACTCTGTTGGCCGAGTGGGATCCCTTTAATACACCCATACTTACAGAGGCTGCAGGAAGGGTGAAGTTTGGGGACATCATAGACGGTGTCACCATGGCAGAAAAGAAGGATCCTGTCACAGGGCACTCCACCAAGGTCATAGTGGAGACCAAGGACCCAGACTTGAGACCCAGGGTTTCCATAAAGGATGAAAAGGGCCGTACCCTTAGGGTTCCGGGAAGCGAGCATCTGGCCCGTTACCCTATGCCGGTAGGTGCCTTCATCGCGGTGGAAGAGGGAGCCGAGGTGGAGGCAGGTGACATCCTGGCCAAGATCCCGAGAGAGACTACCAAGACCAAGGACATCACAGGAGGTCTGCCGCGTGTGGCAGAGCTATTCGAGGCCAGAAGACCCAAAGAGTTTGCCGTGATAAGCGAGATAGACGGTGTTGTCTCCTTCGGAAAGGACACCAAGGGTAAGAGAAAGGTGATAGTTACCCCAGAGGTGGGTGAACCAAGGGAGTACCTGATACCCAAGGGCAAGCACATAGGAGTGCATGAAGGAGATCGAGTCCAGGCCGGAGAGCCGCTCATGGACGGTTCCTCCAACCCCCACGACATTCTAAGGGTCAAGGGCGAGAAGGAATTGGCCAAGTTCCTGGTGGATGAGGTGCAGGAGGTGTACAGGCTGCAAGGTGTCAAGATCAATGACAAGCACATAGAGGTCATAGTGCGCCAGATGCTCAGGAGAGTCAGGGTCAGGGATGTAGGAGATACTGACTTCTTGGCCGGAGAGGCTGTGGAAAAACAGACCTTTGAAGAGGTGAATGCCAGGGTCATGGCAGAAGGTGGGAGACCGGCCATTGGGGAGCCTCTGCTTTTGGGCATCACAAAGGCTGCCCTAAGTACAGAAAGCTTCATCTCTGCAGCCTCTTTTCAAGAGACCACCAAGGTCCTCACGGATGCTGCAGTGCAGGGAAAGGTGGATTGCTTGAGGGGTTTGAAAGAAAACGTGATCATGGGGAGACTGATTCCGGCTGGTACCGGCAGGAGAGAATATAAGCACTTGAGACTGGAGATGGAGGAACAGGAAGAAGAGGAGCTGGAAGAAAGATCCCTTGACAATCTATTGGAAGAAGGGTACAAATAG
- the rpsL gene encoding 30S ribosomal protein S12 — MPTINQLVRKGRSKVQRKNKVPALQACPQKRGVCVRVYTTTPKKPNSALRKVARVRLTNGYEVTSYIPGEGHNLQEHSVVLIRGGRVKDLPGVRYHIIRGTLDSLGVQDRRKSRSKYGAKRPK, encoded by the coding sequence ATGCCCACGATCAATCAGTTGGTGAGAAAAGGCCGGTCAAAGGTTCAAAGGAAGAACAAGGTTCCGGCCTTGCAGGCTTGTCCGCAGAAAAGAGGAGTCTGCGTGAGGGTTTATACTACTACTCCCAAGAAACCCAATTCTGCCCTCAGAAAGGTGGCCAGGGTAAGGCTCACCAATGGTTATGAGGTAACTTCATACATCCCGGGCGAGGGGCACAACCTTCAGGAGCACTCGGTAGTTCTGATCCGAGGAGGTAGAGTCAAGGATCTGCCCGGAGTGCGCTATCATATCATCAGGGGCACGCTGGATTCCCTAGGTGTCCAGGACAGACGTAAGTCTAGATCCAAATACGGGGCCAAAAGACCCAAGTGA